The following proteins are co-located in the Apium graveolens cultivar Ventura chromosome 5, ASM990537v1, whole genome shotgun sequence genome:
- the LOC141660461 gene encoding uncharacterized protein LOC141660461: MAYLNTIGCGEGLSSSRSPLFDGTNFATWKTRFRIYARSQRVRVWMAIEDGVIIPTKTVDDIIIEKKVSENNAIEEERMNIDARAEMVLTSALAEKEYKRVNNCKSKQEMWDKLVVTYEGTTDIKDSRMDTLIQEYDNFKLQEGENIIDMEIRFTRIIDELSLLGKSYTQNEKNRRVLKSLPPSWKVKVTTIK, from the coding sequence ATGGCGTATCTAAATACCATCGgctgtggtgaaggtctatctagctctcGCTCTCCTCTATTTGacggcaccaactttgcaacatggaaaacgaggtttcGCATCTATGCTAGATCTCAAAGAGTCAGAGTTTGGATGGCCATAGAAGATGGAGTCATTATTCCTACCAAAACggttgatgacatcatcatcgaaaagaaggttagcGAAAATAACGCAATAgaggaagaaagaatgaatatAGATGCTAGGGCAGAAATGGTACTTACAAGTGCACTTGctgaaaaagaatataaaagagtaaataattgcaagtcaaAACAAGAAATGTGGGATAAATTAGTTGTTACCTACGAAGGAACcacagatataaaagattctcgaaTGGACACTTTGATCCAAGAGTACGataactttaaactccaagaaggagaaaatatcataGACATGGAAATTAGATTCACTCGCATTATCGATGAACTATCTCTACTCGGAAAGAGTTATACACAAAATGAAAAGAACCGAAGAGTTCTTAAATCATTACCTCcaagttggaaggttaaagtaaCCACAATCAAATAG